The following proteins are co-located in the Macadamia integrifolia cultivar HAES 741 chromosome 3, SCU_Mint_v3, whole genome shotgun sequence genome:
- the LOC122074581 gene encoding peptidyl-prolyl cis-trans isomerase Pin1 has translation MSNSNQVRASHILIKHQGSRRKASWKDPEGRVIMNTTRDSAVSQLKALREEIVTGKAKFDDIASRYSDCSSAKRGGDLGPFGKGQMQKPFEEATYALKVGEISDIVDTDSGAHIIMRTG, from the exons ATGTCGAATTCCAATCAAGTGAGGGCGTCTCACATCCTCATCAAGCACCAGGGTTCAAGAAGGAAAGCTTCTTGGAAGGATCCAGAAGGTAGAGTCATCATGAACACCACAAGGGACAGTGCCGTCTCTCAGCTTAAGGCCCTCCGTGAGGAGATCGTCACCGGAAAAGCCAAGTTCGATGACATCGCCTCTCGCTACTCCGATTGCTCCTCCGCTAAACGTGGCGGCGACTTAG GTCCTTTCGGCAAAGGGCAGATGCAGAAGCCTTTCGAAGAAGCAACATATGCTCTGAAAGTCGGTGAGATTAGCGACATCGTGGATACCGATAGTGGCGCTCACATAATCATGAGAACTGGTTGA
- the LOC122073040 gene encoding uncharacterized protein LOC122073040, with protein sequence MGASSSTQQNLISPEQRELESEAASTGALPILHKAFSKLTNPQTNVIPLVSLQEIFSFTYNNPTQETTSTIPECFPRLLVHLGQAVVDLFFRADKGGVTWIEFLRGYISCCGRKTVSTSLNNLYRLYALASAKAGNPSTLEFESDDADSKINGFLMPSDAFVLLWLCWVMSQSSSILGVSEGKTNLDIPDIKHLVLSAVVYCAEVGNDLNISDCSISSLEYRLPVGKFHMWALTTVPGLVQCLTQYLHDRLQKCAAVEDELGPSNLSIGEISLTEANDTYLLTCGRAWAISLTQRGKLSEEILKASFLRDGKGVLENLLYRSAIHGKGLSRFWSNIEGYHGPLLILISANSEDAHGCDGNVRRWVIGILTEQGFENRDVFYGNSGCLYSISPVFHVFSSSGKEKNFIYSHLHPAGRVYEPHPKPVGIAFGGTIGNERIFVDEDFARLTIRHHAVDKSYQPGPLVPNQGFLPLEALIAEVEVWGLAGGKAKEEQSAYKNREQLFTEQRRKVDLKTFGSWEDSPEKMMMDMVTDPNQVKRENR encoded by the exons ATGGGAGCTTCGTCGTCAACGCAGCAGAACCTTATCTCGCCGGAGCAAAGAGAGCTTGAATCCGAGGCCGCTTCCACGGGAGCTCTCCCCATTCTCCACAAGGCTTTCTCTAAGCTCACCAATCCTCAAACAAACGTCATCCCCCTCGTCTCTCTTCAG GAAATCTTCTCTTTCACCTACAATAACCCAACGCAAGAAACAACCTCGACAATACCTGAATGCTTTCCAAGGCTGTTGGTCCATCTGGGCCAAGCTGTTGTCGATCTCTTTTTCAGGGCGGATAAAGGAGGAGTTACTTGGATCGAGTTCTTGAGGGGTTATATTAGCTGCTGTGGAAGGAAGACTGTTTCGACTTCTCTTAACAATTTATACCGGCTTTATGCTTTGGCTAGTGCAAAAGCTGGAAATCCTTCAACTCTGGAATTCGAATCTGATGATGCTGATAGTAAGATCAATGGCTTTTTAATGCCCAGTGATGCTTTTGTGCTTCTGTGGTTGTGCTGGGTCATGTCACAGAGCTCGAGCATTTTGGGAGTTTCTGAAGGGAAGACTAATTTAGATATTCCGGATATAAAGCATTTAGTATTGTCAGCTGTTGTATATTGCGCTGAAGTTGGAAATGACTTAAATATATCGGACTGTAGCATTTCGAGCTTGGAATACCGACTTCCTGTTGGAAAGTTTCATATGTGGGCTTTGACAACAGTCCCCGGCCTTGTGCAATGTTTGACACAGTATCTCCATGATAGACTCCAAAAATGTGCAGCTGTGGAG GATGAGTTGGGACCTTCCAATTTATCAATTGGTGAAATTTCTTTGACAGAGGCAAATGATACATATCTTCTGACGTGTGGAAGGGCCTGGGCCATCTCGCTTACACAAAGAGGCAAATTAAGTGAAGAGATCTTGAAGGCATCATTTCTTAGAGATGGAAAGGGAGTACTTGAAAACCTTCTCTACAG GTCAGCTATCCATGGGAAGGGATTGAGCAGATTCTGGTCAAACATTGAAGGTTACCATGGGCCATTGCTAATTCTGATTTCTGCTAACTCAGAAGATGCCCATGGATGTGATGGCAATGTCAGGAGATGGGTGATTGGTATACTAACAGAGCAGGGATTTGAAAATAGAGATGTATTCTATGGAAACTCTGGTTGCCTGTATTCGATAAGTCCAGTTTTTCACGTCTTCTCATCTTCTG GTAAAGAGAAAAACTTTATCTACAGCCACTTGCACCCTGCTGGCAGAGTTTATGAACCACATCCCAAACCAGTGGGCATTGCTTTTGGAGGAACCATTGGGAATGAAAGGATATTTGTCGATGAAGATTTTGCCAGACTAACAATTCGTCATCATGCAGTTGACAAGTCTTATCAACCTGGTCCCCTTGTCCCAAATCAG GGATTTCTACCTCTGGAAGCTTTGATTGCAGAGGTTGAAGTATGGGGATTAGCTGGGGGAAAGGCAAAGGAAGAGCAAAGTGCCTATAAGAACAGAGAGCAACTATTTACGGAGCAGAGGCGCAAG GTGGACTTGAAAACTTTTGGCAGTTGGGAAGATTCACCAGAGAAAATGATGATGGACATGGTCACTGATCCAAACCAAGTTAAACGAGAAAATCGCTAG